The Salvelinus alpinus chromosome 35, SLU_Salpinus.1, whole genome shotgun sequence genome window below encodes:
- the LOC139564079 gene encoding activating signal cointegrator 1 complex subunit 3-like has product MRDFALPPCSSLTVTPRKQHVLADSLGMFNHRWTYGSRKGGGGEGSSKPTYGCQVTIQSGKEKEMMKMHRREEKRERKRGERRWDDTESSSDLYFDPKEMRAQREQALLTARRSPLLSRERVYERVRYPNVYDCYAEATKTSAFVVGAKLMLPEGIKREYNKMYEEVEILPSDPMPIGFEEKPIYISELDEIDMEPVQLSDVN; this is encoded by the exons ATGCGAGACTTTGCACTTCCACCCTGCTCTTCTTTGACAGTGACTCCCAGAAAGCAGCACGTTCTAGCTGACTCTCTTGGGATGTTCAATCACCGGTGGACGT ATGGTAGCCGTAAAGGAGGCGGAGGAGAGGGGAGCAGCAAGCCCACCTACGGCTGTCAGGTGACCATCCAGtcggggaaggagaaagagatgatGAAGATGCAccggagggaggagaagagggagaggaagaggggggagagacgcTGGGATGACACCGAATCCTCTTCCGACCTCTACTTTGACCCCAAGGAGATGAGAGCTCAGAG AGAGCAGGCCCTGCTGACAGCACGGCGGTCTCCATTGCTGAGCAGAGAGAGGGTGTACGAACGCGTCCGCTACCCCAACGTCTATGACTGCTACGCCGAGGCCACCAAGACCTCCGCCTTCGTAGTGGGAGCCAAG CTGATGTTACCagaggggataaagagagagtatAATAAGATGTATGAAGAGGTGGAGATTCTTCCTAGTGATCCCATGCCCATCGGCTTTGAGGAGAAACCCATCTACATCTCTGAACTGGATGAG ATTGATATGGAGCCTGTTCAGCTGAGCGATGTGAATTAG